One window of Arvicola amphibius chromosome 6, mArvAmp1.2, whole genome shotgun sequence genomic DNA carries:
- the LOC119817622 gene encoding nuclear autoantigenic sperm protein isoform X1, whose translation MATESTATAAIAGELVSADKIEDAPAPSTSADKMESLDVDSEAKKLLGLGQKHLVMGDIPSAVNAFQEAASLLGKKYGETANECGEAFFFYGKSLLELARMENGVLGNALEGVRVEEEEEKTEDESLVENNDNVDETEGSEEEDKENDKAEENTNESVLENKSLQENEEEEIGNLELAWDMLDLAKIIFKRQETKEAQLYAAQAHLKLGEVSVESENYIQAVEEFQACLSLQEQYLEAHDRLLAETHYQLGLAYGYNSQYDEAVAQYGRSIEVIEKRMAVLNEQMKEAEGSFTEYEKEIEELKELLPEIREKIEDAKESQRSGNVAELALKATLVESSSSGFPASGAGTSVSMIANRKPTDGASSSNCVTDISHLVRKKRKPEEESPRKDDAKKAKQEPELNGGSGDAVPSGQEVSENMEAEAGNQAKSPAAAEGTMESTATVEGTAATVEGTAC comes from the exons TTTGGATGTGGATAGTGAAGCTAAGAAACTATTGGGATTAGGACAGAAACATCTGGTAATGGGCGACATTCCATCGGCGGTTAATGCATTCCAGGAAGCAGCTAGTCTTTT AGGTAAGAAGTATGGAGAAACAGCTAATGAATGTGGAGAAGCCTTCTTTTTTTATGGGAAGTCACTTTTGGAGTTGGCCAG AATGGAGAATGGAGTGCTGGGAAATGCCTTGGAAGGAGTGCgtgtagaagaggaagaagaaaaaacagaagatGAATCTTTGGTTGAAAATAATGATAATGTAGATG AAACTGAAGGctcagaggaagaagacaaagaaaatgacaaggctgaagaaaacacaaatgaatcaGTTCTTGAAAACAAG TCTCTTCAAGAAAACGAAGAGGAGGAGATTGGGAACCTAGAGCTTGCCTGGGATATGCTGGATTTAgcaaagatcatttttaaaag gcaagaaacaaaagaagctcAGCTTTATGCTGCACAAGCCCATCTTAAACTTGGAGAAGTTAGTGTTGAATCTG AGAATTATATCCAAGCTGTGGAGGAGTTTCAGGCTTGCTTAAGCCTCCAGGAACAATATTTGGAAGCCCATGACCGTCTCCTTGCAGAGACTCACTACCAGTTGGGTTTGGCCTACGGTTACAACTCTCAGTATGATGAGGCAGTGGCACAGTATGGCAGGTCTATTGAAGTCATTGAGAAGAGAATGG CTGTACTAAATGAGCAGATGAAGGAGGCTGAAGGATCATTTActgaatatgagaaagaaattgaggagcTGAAAGAACTGCTACCTGAAATTAGAGAAAAGATAGAAGATGCAAAGGAGTCTCAGCGTAGTGGGAATGTAGCTGAACTGGCCTTGAAAGCTACTCTG GTAGAGAGCTCCTCTTCAGGTTTCCCTGCTAGTGGAGCAGGCACCTCGGTCTCCATG ATTGCCAATAGAAAACCAACAGATGGTGCTTCCTCATCAAATTGTGTGACTGATATTTCCCATCTTGTCAGAAAGAAG AGGAAACCAGAAGAAGAGAGCCCCCGGAAAGATGATGCAAAGAAAGCCAAGCAGGAGCCAGAGCTGAATGGAGGCAGTGGAGATGCTGTCCCCAGTGGACAGGAAGTTTCAGAAAACATGGAGGCTGAG GCTGGGAATCAGGCTAAAagcccagcagcagcagaggggACAATGGAGTCTACAGCTACAGTTGAAGGCACTGCAGCTACAGTTGAAGGCACTGCATGTTAA
- the LOC119817622 gene encoding nuclear autoantigenic sperm protein isoform X2: MATESTATAAIAGELVSADKIEDAPAPSTSADKMESLDVDSEAKKLLGLGQKHLVMGDIPSAVNAFQEAASLLGKKYGETANECGEAFFFYGKSLLELARMENGVLGNALEGVRVEEEEEKTEDESLVENNDNVDEEAREELREQVYDAMGEKEAKKAEGKSLSKPETDTEQESEVEKGGREDMDVSEPAEKLQEKVESTSKELTESSGEAKGAAIPGLNEAEVTSGKTEQASLCAEEGKSISGAYVQNKECRETVPQEKEGEEIMSVEKKPKETSEDQPNGAPEKQGTAMKVEAETVDAAVNVGVDVGGEEPKDQVASSESELGAAVLEQLSGQDAVSPAVAAEAGSDVSEKPGQITVLNNGSVDGPSAAEDQTPSEPQTSAERLTETKDGSSVEEVKAELVPEQEEAMLPVEESEAAGDEVETKVAQRATEKAPEDKCKIAANEEIQERDEQMKEGEETEGSEEEDKENDKAEENTNESVLENKSLQENEEEEIGNLELAWDMLDLAKIIFKRQETKEAQLYAAQAHLKLGEVSVESENYIQAVEEFQACLSLQEQYLEAHDRLLAETHYQLGLAYGYNSQYDEAVAQYGRSIEVIEKRMAVLNEQMKEAEGSFTEYEKEIEELKELLPEIREKIEDAKESQRSGNVAELALKATLVESSSSGFPASGAGTSVSMIANRKPTDGASSSNCVTDISHLVRKKRKPEEESPRKDDAKKAKQEPELNGGSGDAVPSGQEVSENMEAEAGNQAKSPAAAEGTMESTATVEGTAATVEGTAC; encoded by the exons TTTGGATGTGGATAGTGAAGCTAAGAAACTATTGGGATTAGGACAGAAACATCTGGTAATGGGCGACATTCCATCGGCGGTTAATGCATTCCAGGAAGCAGCTAGTCTTTT AGGTAAGAAGTATGGAGAAACAGCTAATGAATGTGGAGAAGCCTTCTTTTTTTATGGGAAGTCACTTTTGGAGTTGGCCAG AATGGAGAATGGAGTGCTGGGAAATGCCTTGGAAGGAGTGCgtgtagaagaggaagaagaaaaaacagaagatGAATCTTTGGTTGAAAATAATGATAATGTAGATG AGGAAGCAAGGGAAGAGTTGAGAGAACAGGTTTATGACGCCATGggagaaaaagaagccaaaaaagcAGAAGGCAAGTCTCTGTCAAAGCCTGAAACTGATACAGAACAGGAAAGTGAAGTGGAGAAGGGTGGAAGAGAAGATATGGATGTAAGTGAGCCTGCAGAGAAGCTACAGGAAAAAGTTGAATCGACTTCAAAGGAGTTAACTGAATCCTCTGGAGAGGCAAAAGGAGCAGCAATACCAGGACTGAATGAAGCTGAGGTCacttctgggaagacagaacaggcATCATTGTGTGCTGAGGAAGGAAAATCAATTTCTGGAGCTTATGTTCAAAACAAAGAATGCAGAGAAACAGTGCctcaggagaaggagggagaggaaataaTGAGCgtagaaaaaaagccaaaagaaacttCAGAAGATCAGCCTAATGGGGCTCCAGAAAAGCAGGGCACTGCCATGAAGGTAGAAGCTGAAACAGTAGATGCTGCAGTCAATGTGGGTGTGGACGTGGGTGGGGAGGAACCAAAGGATCAGGTAGCTTCCTCTGAGAGTGAACTAGGAGCGGCTGTTCTTGAGCAACTGTCAGGACAAGATGCAGTGTCACCAGCGGTGGCTGCAGAGGCTGGGTCAGATGTCTCTGAGAAGCCAGGGCAGATTACAGTTCTCAACAATGGTTCAGTTGATGGACCATCAGCTGCAGAAGATCAGACTCCTAGTGAACCACAGACTTCTGCAGAAAGACTGACAGAGACTAAAGATGGTTCAAGTGTAGAGGAGGTCAAGGCAGAGCTGGTTCCTGAACAGGAGGAAGCTATGCTACCTGTAGAAGAGTCTGAGGCAGCTGGAGATGAGGTTGAGACCAAGGTAGCCCAGAGGGCCACGGAGAAAGCACCTGAAGACAAATGTAAGATAGCTGCTAATGAAGAGATACAAGAGAGAGACGAACAGATGAAAGAGGGTGAAG AAACTGAAGGctcagaggaagaagacaaagaaaatgacaaggctgaagaaaacacaaatgaatcaGTTCTTGAAAACAAG TCTCTTCAAGAAAACGAAGAGGAGGAGATTGGGAACCTAGAGCTTGCCTGGGATATGCTGGATTTAgcaaagatcatttttaaaag gcaagaaacaaaagaagctcAGCTTTATGCTGCACAAGCCCATCTTAAACTTGGAGAAGTTAGTGTTGAATCTG AGAATTATATCCAAGCTGTGGAGGAGTTTCAGGCTTGCTTAAGCCTCCAGGAACAATATTTGGAAGCCCATGACCGTCTCCTTGCAGAGACTCACTACCAGTTGGGTTTGGCCTACGGTTACAACTCTCAGTATGATGAGGCAGTGGCACAGTATGGCAGGTCTATTGAAGTCATTGAGAAGAGAATGG CTGTACTAAATGAGCAGATGAAGGAGGCTGAAGGATCATTTActgaatatgagaaagaaattgaggagcTGAAAGAACTGCTACCTGAAATTAGAGAAAAGATAGAAGATGCAAAGGAGTCTCAGCGTAGTGGGAATGTAGCTGAACTGGCCTTGAAAGCTACTCTG GTAGAGAGCTCCTCTTCAGGTTTCCCTGCTAGTGGAGCAGGCACCTCGGTCTCCATG ATTGCCAATAGAAAACCAACAGATGGTGCTTCCTCATCAAATTGTGTGACTGATATTTCCCATCTTGTCAGAAAGAAG AGGAAACCAGAAGAAGAGAGCCCCCGGAAAGATGATGCAAAGAAAGCCAAGCAGGAGCCAGAGCTGAATGGAGGCAGTGGAGATGCTGTCCCCAGTGGACAGGAAGTTTCAGAAAACATGGAGGCTGAG GCTGGGAATCAGGCTAAAagcccagcagcagcagaggggACAATGGAGTCTACAGCTACAGTTGAAGGCACTGCAGCTACAGTTGAAGGCACTGCATGTTAA
- the Ccdc17 gene encoding LOW QUALITY PROTEIN: coiled-coil domain-containing protein 17 (The sequence of the model RefSeq protein was modified relative to this genomic sequence to represent the inferred CDS: substituted 1 base at 1 genomic stop codon): MRPWATEGATSQTAGSPGERLRALQGTRARRLAETEAQSQALERRGEGERQGGIAAGPCRCARFTVTRPLSPSELKRRLLGVAGPMGGLSAPFGLERELQELKAEAGRTRGALQRLGSRILALQSQPRIQRDSFKEANRCSPARVKPGTLHAEIRALREAYVRGGGRDPGVLDKIWQLQVEASALELRRWQNRKEKVTAISEELLVVEAENRLLEAEIQALQKKGLSLAPWGPREPQLLADPWPHLSRRGDKSFLLPPVALPMPSSTNVQNFHGTSTSILNGTMTRNLGQDRHFFLAASDDLGPAPYDPGAGLVIFYDFLWGLEASWVWVQLMTKLAQDGQNTGGATALPPALCLPPPSAPGPMGNCAILASRQPVPRLPPSPLVSLICELHAWQGVTWAPQPKAWASLLLFDQDKQMLSGRWRLPLQVLLPNSNLSLGQNEIPQVRVEGGXGLGLLQDSDEYHSAFSQAGQAELFLRLVNARDADVQTLAEINPASAHKYQYQYPPLVSNPSSLETSSFTHNSGFVDPQPSTEEAFISIKDEEEHLRPHQF, encoded by the exons ATGCGCCCCTGGGCGACTGAGGGTGCCACCTCGCAGACTGCAGGGAGCCCTGGCGAGAGGCTGCGTGCATTGCAGGGAACCCGCGCTAGGCGCTTGGCAGAGACAGAAGCGCAAAGCCAGGCCCTGGAGCGCCGCGGAgagggtgagaggcagggaggcatCGCTGCGGGGCCTTGTCGTTGTGCTAGATTCACCGTGACTCGGCCCCTGTCTCCCTCAGAGCTAAAACGGCGCCTCCTTGGTGTAGCGGGACCCATGGGAGGACTATCCGCGCCATTCGGCCTGGAGCGCGAGCtccaagaactcaaggcagaggcCGGCCGGACACGGGGCGCTCTGCAAAGGCTGGGGTCGCGCATATTAGCGCTCCAGTCGCAGCCCCG CATCCAGAGGGACTCTTTTAAGGAGGCAAATAGATGTTCGCCTGCGCGGGTCAAGCCGGGAACACTGCACGCAGAGATCCG GGCCCTACGAGAGGCCTACGTGCGCGGTGGTGGCCGGGACCCCGGAGTTTTGGACAAAATATGGCAGCTGCAAGTGGAGGCATCAGCCCTGGAGTTGAGGCGGTGGCAGAATCGCAAAG AAAAAGTAACCGCCATCTCTGAGGAACTTCTAGTGGTGGAAGCCGAAAACCGGCTCCTGGAGGCAGAAATACAGGCCTTGCAGAAGAAGGGCCTGAGTCTGGCGCCCTGGG GACCCAGGGAGCCTCAGCTCCTAGCTGATCCCTGGCCACACCTGAGTAGAAGGGGCGATAAGTCGTTCCTCCTTCCACCAGTTGCACTCCCAATGCCAAGTTCAACAAATGTCCAGAATTTCCATGGCACTTCAACATCA ATACTTAATGGAACCATGACAAGGAACTTAGGTCAGGATCGCCACTTCTTCCTAGCAGCATCCGACGATCTAGGCCCTGCACCGTATGATCCTGG GGCTGGCCTTGTCATTTTCTATGACTTCCTATGGGGCCTTGAGGCTTCTTGGGTTTGGGTGCAGCTAATGACAAAATTGGCCCAGGATGGACAGAATACAGGAGGGGCCACAGCATTGCCTCCAGCCCTTTGCTTACCACCACCGTCAGCTCCTGGACCTATGGGCAACTGTGCCATCCTTGCAAGCAGGCAGCCTGTACCCAG ATTGCCTCCATCACCACTGGTATCTTTGATCTGTGAACTACATGCCTGGCAAGGTGTTACATGGGCACCACAACCAAAGGCTTGGGCCTCACTATTGCTATTTGACCAAGATAAGCAGATGCTTAGTGGGCGTTGGCGCCTCCCACTTCAGGTCCTTCTTCCCAACTCCAACCTCAGTCTTGGCCAGAATGAAATTCCCCAGGTACGTGTGGAGGGAGGGTAGGGACTAGGTCTACTCCAAGATTCGGATGAGTACCACTCTGCCTTTTCCCAGGCAGGTCAAGCTGAGCTCTTTCTGAGACTGGTGAATGCAAGAGACGCAGATGTCCAGACGCTGGCAGAGATCAATCCAGCAAGTGCCCATAAGTACCAGTACCAGTACCCACCACTG GTATCCAATCCATCTTCACTGGAAACCAGTTCCTTCACCCACAATTCTGGCTTTGTAGACCCCCAACCTTCCACAGAAGAGGCTTTCATCAGTATCAAGGATGAAGAAGAGCATTTGAGACCCCACCAATTTTGA